The genomic segment TGTCATTTCACTTTGTATTTTTCCTACACCATGTTGAAAAGCCAATTTTCACGTGATAGAATGAGAATTGGTCTGTCGATCAATCAATAGGATCTGACTATTTTATCTCCAATATAATAGTACCACATTCACTTTCGATTGTCAAACCTTCAGGCCAAAAATGGGGAACGAAAAAGGAGCGGTACCATGAGCGTGACTGATCAAGATAGGCAAAACGAACAACAACGTGTTGAACGAGTCATCTCAGAGATAAAGAACCGAATAGATGACCTCAAAGAGCATGTGAATGTCGTGAGCGAGGATATCATCGGAATTCGCAAGCATTTTTGGGACGATGTGACAGTCAACTTCGAGGATGCCATCGAAGCTGTCGAGACTTACGCCAGTATCAAGCAGCAAGCGGAAGTCCTGTCCGAGCGTGAACGCATCCATCGCCATGCCCAAAATCAGTTGCGTACGCTGCAGCGATTGTTGCACTCTCCCTATTTTGGCAGGATTGATTTTCAAGAAGAGCTGGAATCGAAGCCAGAAGCCATCTATCTCGGCATTGCTTCCTTGCTGGATAAAAACGACGAGGAGTTTCTCGTCTACGACTGGCGCGCACCGATCTCCAGTCTGTATTACGACTATTCGCCGGGGCCAGCAGAGTACAATACCCCAAGCGGAAACGTAAATGGAGAGATTACGTGCAAAAGACAATACATCATTCGCGACGGCAAATTGCTGCACCTGTTCGATACGGGCGTGACGATTGGCGACGAGCTGCTTCAGGAGGTACTCGGCAAACAGGCTGACTCGCAAATGAAAAGCATCGTGGCCACGATCCAGCGGGATCAAAACCGCATCATCCGCAACGAACGCAGCCGACTCGTCATCGTCTCCGGAGCTGCCGGCAGCGGAAAAACGTCTGCGGCTTTGCAACGAATCGCTTATTTGTTATACCGTTATCGCAAGACATTGACCGCGGAGCAAATCGTCTTGTTCTCGCCCAACTCTTTGTTTAACAGCTACGTCTCGACCGTTCTTCCTGAACTCGGCGAGGAAAATATGCAGCAAACGACTTTTCAGGAATACGCGGAGCATCGTCTCGGTGACGACTTCCGCCTGGAAAACCCGCTTGAACAGATGGAGTACGTACTGACAGCAAGTGATCAGTCTGGATACGAGGCGCGGCTGGAAGGAATCCGTTTCAAATCAAGCGCCTTGTTTTTGCAGGCTATGGACGAATACGCGAATAGCTTGAAACAATCTGGTATCATGTTTCGTCCTGTTACATTTAGAAACCAGACTTTGATCAGTGCTGCCCACATCCATGAGCTGTTTTATTCTCTCGATACGAGTCTGCCGATCCCCAATCGGATGGTACTCGTTGCGAAATCACTGCTGACGGAGCTGAAAAAGCTGGAACAGCGAGAACGATCAAAGCCATGGGTAGAAGAGGAAATGGAGCTGCTTGACCGAGACGCTTATGTAGCTGCCTATCAATCGCTGCGCCGCAAAAAACAGTTTCGGGAGGACACCTTTGATGACTTCGAACGCGAGCAGGAGCTCTTAGCCACATGGGTCGTCAAAAAGCAGTTTCGGCCTCTGCGCGATTTTATTCGGGAACTTCAATTTATTGATACTCGCTCCATTTACCGCCAGCTTTTCTTGTCACCTGACTTACTCGGGACACTTGCGCCAAACACTCTCCAACACGATGTAATGGACAATTGGCCCGCAGTGTGCGTACAGACAGCAGAGCGTTTAGAGCAACAGTATTTGGCTTGTGAAGACATCCCTCCCTATTTGTATTTGCAGGAACGATTGGAGGGCAAGCAGACGAATAACCTCGTCCGTCATGTCTTTCTCGATGAAGCCCAGGACTACTCCGCCTTTCAGTTCGCTCTCATCAAGAGCTTGTTTCCCCGTGCCAAAATGACCGTGCTGGGAGATTGGAATCAGGCGATTTACGCCCATGCTTATCACCAGAATAGCTTTGAGGCAGTCACATCCCTGTTTGAGCCTGAAGAGACGGAGACCTTCGTCCTGACCAAAAGCTACCGCTCCACCTATCCCATCGTCTTATTTACGCGACAGCTTTTGCGAGATGGGAATATGATTGAGCCTTTTATGCGTGACGGTCGCTTGCCAACACTAACCAAAGTGACATCCCCTCAAGCTCATGCCGATCAAATCGAAGCACGCATACGTGAGCTCGCCGATCGTGGTCATCAGACCATCGCTGTTATCACCAAAACGCTAGAGGAAGCCCAAGCCGTGCATGACACTTTGCAAGAGAGATTGCCGGTTCGCTTGATCAAGCCCGCTACTCTTTCCTTTGAGAAAGGAATCTTGATCATCCCCTCTTACTTGGCAAAAGGAGTCGAGTTCGATGCGGTCATCCTTTATAATGCTTCCGCCTCATGCTATGGCGAAGAAAGTGAACGCAAGCTTTTTTATACGGCATGTACACGTGCCATGCACGAGCTGCATCTTTACTATTCGGGTGAAAAAAGTCCATTTTTAGATAGCGTTTCTCCTGAGTGTTACGAGCTGTTTGTTTAAAAAAAGAGATCCAGCTGACCGCTTACTGGTTCAGCCGGATCTCTTTTTCACCTTTTTAGACCCACACAAATCGTGACAAGCAACAGGATCAAATCCAGCTCATAACCGCCCACGAACCCTTTCGCCCATTTCACCGTCACAATCGCTCCTGCCATGATCGCAGCTAATCCCCAGGCAGCATATCTCGCCCCGACTCCGATGATCAGCGCGAGACCGCCGATCAATTCTACGATCAACACCAGATACGCCAGCCACCCCGGCAAGCCGAGATCGCCAAACGTCGTCACAACGGCAGCCATCCCTCGTTGCAGCTTGGCTATGCCATGGATGAAAAACAAGATACCCGTCCCGATCCGTAATACAGCAAACGCTTTTTCGTAAGCCATCTTATCTTTTTCTCCCTCCCCTCCACCACTACCATATGTCCACTTGCGTACAATCAGTCTTGTGCTCTCCGGCGAGACATCAGCTCAAAGCTCTGGTGCTTGCAACGAGGGCAGCCGCGTTTTTTCAATTGTTCGATCGTCACTATTTTTGCCTGTGCCCCAACCTGGATCGATCTTTTGCAACGCTTGCATTGATACTCACGCTTGGAAGGAGTCTCTTCGCCTGTGTACAGCGACTCTAGAAATGAATGCTTGATCGTCGGAGCCGTCATCTCTGTGGTGGTGAGCACGATCATTTGACCCTTATTTCCAATCATTTGCGCCGCTTCGTATTCATTGAAATGACTGAGCACCTCTCGTACAGTCAAGCCTGCCAGCACGAACTCCCGCTGCATATTCAGCGT from the Brevibacillus brevis genome contains:
- a CDS encoding DoxX family protein — protein: MAYEKAFAVLRIGTGILFFIHGIAKLQRGMAAVVTTFGDLGLPGWLAYLVLIVELIGGLALIIGVGARYAAWGLAAIMAGAIVTVKWAKGFVGGYELDLILLLVTICVGLKR
- the helD gene encoding RNA polymerase recycling motor HelD codes for the protein MSVTDQDRQNEQQRVERVISEIKNRIDDLKEHVNVVSEDIIGIRKHFWDDVTVNFEDAIEAVETYASIKQQAEVLSERERIHRHAQNQLRTLQRLLHSPYFGRIDFQEELESKPEAIYLGIASLLDKNDEEFLVYDWRAPISSLYYDYSPGPAEYNTPSGNVNGEITCKRQYIIRDGKLLHLFDTGVTIGDELLQEVLGKQADSQMKSIVATIQRDQNRIIRNERSRLVIVSGAAGSGKTSAALQRIAYLLYRYRKTLTAEQIVLFSPNSLFNSYVSTVLPELGEENMQQTTFQEYAEHRLGDDFRLENPLEQMEYVLTASDQSGYEARLEGIRFKSSALFLQAMDEYANSLKQSGIMFRPVTFRNQTLISAAHIHELFYSLDTSLPIPNRMVLVAKSLLTELKKLEQRERSKPWVEEEMELLDRDAYVAAYQSLRRKKQFREDTFDDFEREQELLATWVVKKQFRPLRDFIRELQFIDTRSIYRQLFLSPDLLGTLAPNTLQHDVMDNWPAVCVQTAERLEQQYLACEDIPPYLYLQERLEGKQTNNLVRHVFLDEAQDYSAFQFALIKSLFPRAKMTVLGDWNQAIYAHAYHQNSFEAVTSLFEPEETETFVLTKSYRSTYPIVLFTRQLLRDGNMIEPFMRDGRLPTLTKVTSPQAHADQIEARIRELADRGHQTIAVITKTLEEAQAVHDTLQERLPVRLIKPATLSFEKGILIIPSYLAKGVEFDAVILYNASASCYGEESERKLFYTACTRAMHELHLYYSGEKSPFLDSVSPECYELFV